A genomic segment from Sphingopyxis sp. DBS4 encodes:
- the secF gene encoding protein translocase subunit SecF, producing MRLLKLVPEDTNIDFLRWRKVASAASFLLVAISIALVAVKGLNLGVDFVGGQSVRVEFPGTMPKIDEIREKVGDIGLGEATIQQFGSDKAVAIRTALPEGDKAAADRAGKQLVDGIHKAFPTAHTGSVETVSGKVSGELIRTGALSLALAMLGISIYIWIRFEWQFGVGALGRLFHEVALTFGLFAVTQLQFDLNSIAALLTIVGYSLNDTIVVYDRVRENLKKYRKMEIVPLLNLSINETLSRTVMTSVSVMLALGMLLLFGPDVIFGFTAAMLFGVFVGTYSSILMSTPVLVWLKVGPQSFVPRTSAATEGAERITRKDDGAVV from the coding sequence ATGCGTCTGCTGAAACTCGTCCCCGAGGACACGAACATCGACTTTCTGCGCTGGCGGAAGGTTGCGTCGGCCGCGAGCTTCCTCCTCGTCGCCATATCGATTGCGCTGGTCGCGGTGAAGGGCCTCAATCTGGGCGTCGATTTCGTCGGCGGCCAGTCGGTCCGCGTCGAATTCCCCGGCACGATGCCGAAGATCGACGAGATTCGCGAAAAGGTCGGCGACATCGGCCTCGGCGAAGCGACGATCCAGCAATTCGGGTCCGACAAGGCGGTGGCGATCCGCACCGCGCTGCCCGAAGGCGACAAGGCGGCGGCCGACCGTGCGGGCAAGCAGCTCGTCGACGGCATCCACAAGGCCTTTCCGACCGCGCACACCGGCTCGGTCGAGACCGTGTCGGGCAAGGTGTCGGGCGAGTTGATCCGCACCGGCGCGCTCAGCCTTGCGCTCGCCATGCTCGGCATCTCGATCTATATCTGGATCCGCTTCGAATGGCAGTTCGGCGTCGGCGCGCTTGGGCGTCTGTTCCACGAAGTGGCGCTGACTTTCGGCCTGTTCGCGGTGACGCAGCTCCAGTTCGACCTCAACAGCATCGCGGCACTGCTGACGATCGTCGGCTATTCGCTGAACGACACGATCGTCGTCTATGACCGCGTGCGCGAGAATCTGAAGAAATACCGCAAGATGGAGATTGTGCCGCTGCTCAACCTCAGCATCAACGAAACGCTGTCGCGCACCGTGATGACCAGCGTGTCGGTGATGCTGGCGCTTGGGATGCTGCTGCTTTTCGGCCCCGACGTGATCTTCGGCTTTACCGCGGCAATGCTGTTCGGCGTCTTCGTCGGCACCTATTCGTCGATCCTGATGTCGACGCCGGTGCTGGTGTGGCTGAAGGTCGGCCCGCAGAGCTTCGTCCCGCGTACCAGCGCCGCGACCGAAGGCGCCGAGCGCATCACCCGCAAGGACGACGGCGCGGTGGTGTGA
- a CDS encoding DUF6456 domain-containing protein, producing MTARRLETRLHPDDRLDPGKAGPQVMRHVTVNAAESPIAWLASRGMLTSAQLAAGERLRADYEHAGLSARLTMRWDAAPPAKGRGGARAADASLARIDAHRRFHAAIDHAGPGLADICWRVICAGEGIGGAEKSLGWPARSGKLVLGLALDRLARFYGTG from the coding sequence ATGACCGCACGCCGCCTGGAAACCCGCCTCCACCCCGACGACCGGCTCGATCCCGGCAAGGCGGGGCCGCAGGTGATGCGGCACGTCACGGTCAATGCCGCCGAAAGCCCGATCGCGTGGCTTGCGTCGCGTGGGATGCTGACCTCGGCGCAGCTTGCGGCGGGCGAGCGGCTGCGCGCCGATTATGAGCACGCGGGCCTGTCGGCGCGCCTGACGATGCGTTGGGACGCCGCGCCGCCCGCAAAGGGCCGCGGCGGTGCGCGCGCGGCGGATGCCTCGCTCGCGCGGATCGACGCGCATCGGCGTTTCCACGCGGCGATAGACCATGCCGGGCCGGGGCTCGCCGACATCTGCTGGCGCGTGATCTGCGCGGGCGAGGGGATCGGCGGCGCGGAGAAGAGCCTCGGCTGGCCGGCGCGGTCGGGGAAGCTGGTGCTGGGGTTGGCGCTCGACCGGCTGGCGCGCTTTTACGGGACGGGGTGA
- the secD gene encoding protein translocase subunit SecD yields MLDFPRWKTIGISIILLLGILFTIPSFLPEKTFDKLPSFAQMKVNLGLDLAGGSHLLLEADVSDLQKTQLANMEKTVRAAMRGERGPDDDIAIGELSTAGGKISFLVRDQTKLDEARDRLFNETRGAGLTGQRDWNIDVVDTTRLVLTPTAAGQKQAIANAMDTARDIIDKRVNALGTREPTIIRQGDDRVVVQVPGLQDPQQLKDLIGKTARLEFRMVDANADPNEAAAGRVPVGSEIVPYADGAGAGAPFEVLRRQVMISGEQLLDAKQGYDGQSGQPVVNIRFDSGGSATFAKVTAQNVGKRFAMVLDGRVLSAPSINEPILGGSAQISGSFSVATANNLAISLRSGALPVKMTVVEERTVTPELGADSIRKGAIAGIIATVSVLVLMLIVYGRFGVYACLALFFNVFLIIAIMAGFNATLTLPGIAGFVLTIGAAVDANVLINERIREELKRGRRVFQAVELGYSEASRAIFDANVTNVIAASLMFWFGTGPIKGFAVVLTIGIVTSVFTAVTVTRLFAARWLHAKRPATINI; encoded by the coding sequence ATGCTCGATTTCCCGCGCTGGAAGACCATCGGCATCAGCATCATCCTGCTGCTCGGCATCCTCTTCACCATCCCCAGCTTCCTGCCCGAAAAGACCTTCGACAAGCTGCCGTCCTTCGCGCAGATGAAGGTCAATCTGGGCCTCGACCTTGCCGGCGGCAGCCATTTGTTGCTCGAGGCCGATGTCTCCGATCTCCAGAAGACCCAGCTCGCCAACATGGAAAAGACCGTGCGCGCGGCGATGCGCGGCGAGCGCGGGCCCGACGACGACATCGCGATCGGCGAACTGTCGACCGCGGGTGGCAAGATCAGCTTTCTCGTCCGCGACCAGACGAAGCTCGACGAAGCGCGCGACCGGCTGTTCAATGAGACGCGCGGCGCGGGGCTCACCGGCCAGCGCGACTGGAACATCGACGTCGTCGACACGACGCGCCTGGTGCTGACGCCGACCGCGGCGGGGCAGAAGCAGGCGATCGCCAACGCGATGGATACCGCGCGCGACATCATCGACAAGCGCGTCAACGCGCTCGGCACGCGCGAACCGACGATCATCCGCCAGGGCGACGACCGGGTCGTCGTCCAGGTGCCCGGCCTTCAGGATCCGCAGCAATTGAAGGACCTGATCGGCAAGACCGCGCGGCTCGAATTCCGCATGGTCGACGCCAATGCCGACCCCAATGAAGCGGCGGCGGGCCGGGTGCCGGTGGGAAGCGAGATCGTTCCCTATGCCGACGGCGCCGGCGCCGGTGCCCCGTTCGAGGTGCTGCGCCGCCAGGTGATGATCAGCGGCGAGCAGCTTCTCGACGCGAAGCAGGGCTATGACGGACAGTCGGGCCAGCCCGTCGTCAACATCCGCTTCGATTCGGGCGGTTCGGCGACTTTTGCCAAGGTGACGGCGCAGAATGTCGGCAAGCGTTTCGCGATGGTGCTTGATGGCCGGGTGCTCTCGGCGCCGTCGATCAACGAGCCGATCCTGGGTGGCAGCGCCCAGATTTCAGGCAGCTTCTCGGTCGCCACCGCGAACAACCTCGCCATCTCGCTTCGCTCGGGCGCGCTGCCGGTCAAGATGACGGTGGTCGAGGAACGGACGGTGACTCCGGAGCTTGGCGCCGATTCGATCCGCAAGGGTGCGATCGCGGGCATCATCGCGACGGTCTCGGTGCTCGTGCTGATGCTCATCGTCTATGGCCGCTTCGGCGTCTATGCGTGCCTCGCGCTCTTCTTCAACGTCTTTCTGATCATCGCGATCATGGCGGGGTTCAACGCGACGCTGACCCTGCCCGGCATCGCGGGCTTCGTGCTGACGATCGGTGCCGCGGTCGACGCGAACGTGCTGATCAACGAGCGCATACGCGAGGAACTGAAGCGAGGGCGACGCGTGTTCCAGGCGGTCGAGCTCGGCTATTCCGAGGCCAGCCGCGCGATCTTCGACGCGAACGTCACCAACGTCATCGCCGCGTCGCTGATGTTCTGGTTCGGCACCGGCCCGATCAAGGGTTTTGCCGTGGTGCTGACCATCGGCATCGTCACCAGCGTCTTCACCGCCGTCACCGTCACGCGTCTGTTTGCCGCCCGCTGGCTCCATGCCAAGCGTCCGGCGACGATCAACATTTAA
- a CDS encoding AlpA family transcriptional regulator has translation MPPNRDQLLTVTDVLNVTGFKSRTTLYRRARSGAFPCPCHIGAGKIRWRSGDIEDWLSSLQTRRY, from the coding sequence ATGCCTCCGAACCGGGACCAGCTCCTGACCGTAACTGACGTGCTCAACGTCACCGGCTTCAAATCCCGCACCACACTGTATCGCCGCGCACGCAGCGGCGCATTTCCGTGCCCCTGCCATATAGGCGCGGGCAAAATCCGTTGGCGCTCGGGCGACATCGAGGACTGGCTGAGCAGCCTCCAGACCCGTCGCTACTGA
- a CDS encoding SAM-dependent methyltransferase, with translation MNLIKSKKRVADHGEVFTPPWLVEQMLDLVKGEAERIDARFLEPACGSGNFLVPILQRKLAAVELKFGKSDFEKRHYALYGLMCAYGVELLEDNIAECRANMLDIFADYLGLDEADDLYRAAAHVLSLNLVHGDAMTMRGIDGNPITVVEWGYLGKGKFQRRDFRLDVLTGMASFSAEGSLFAGLGKHEIFTPAKSYPPMTVPDLAAAFDGLGAAA, from the coding sequence ATGAACCTGATCAAATCAAAAAAGCGCGTTGCCGATCATGGGGAGGTGTTCACGCCGCCTTGGTTGGTCGAGCAGATGCTTGACCTTGTAAAAGGGGAAGCGGAGCGCATCGACGCACGTTTTCTTGAGCCTGCTTGCGGCAGTGGCAATTTCCTTGTGCCGATCCTGCAACGCAAATTGGCCGCAGTGGAATTGAAGTTCGGCAAGTCTGACTTCGAGAAGCGGCATTATGCGCTGTATGGCTTGATGTGCGCCTACGGGGTGGAGTTGCTGGAGGATAACATCGCGGAATGCCGGGCCAACATGCTGGACATTTTTGCCGACTATCTGGGGTTGGACGAGGCCGATGACCTTTATCGCGCTGCTGCCCACGTGCTTTCGCTCAACCTTGTGCATGGGGACGCGATGACAATGCGCGGGATTGACGGCAATCCAATCACCGTTGTGGAGTGGGGCTATCTGGGCAAGGGCAAATTCCAGCGCCGCGATTTCCGGCTTGATGTGCTGACTGGCATGGCCAGTTTCAGCGCCGAAGGGTCGCTGTTTGCAGGGCTTGGCAAGCATGAGATTTTCACCCCGGCCAAAAGCTATCCGCCGATGACCGTGCCCGATCTGGCGGCAGCGTTTGATGGCTTGGGGGCCGCAGCATGA
- the yajC gene encoding preprotein translocase subunit YajC: protein MSTNLLLTQAAGSGGGAAGFIMLVPYLLIFVVFWFFLIRPQQVRMKEHRAKVAAVKPRDQVVTGGGIVGKVTRVDDDFADIEIAQGVKIKVVKSTISDVLQPGAKPAND from the coding sequence ATGTCGACCAATCTGCTTCTGACCCAGGCGGCTGGATCCGGGGGCGGGGCCGCCGGTTTCATCATGCTGGTGCCCTATCTGCTGATCTTCGTGGTTTTCTGGTTCTTCCTGATCCGCCCGCAACAGGTGCGGATGAAGGAACATCGCGCCAAGGTCGCGGCGGTGAAGCCGCGCGACCAGGTCGTGACGGGCGGCGGCATCGTCGGCAAGGTGACGCGCGTCGATGATGATTTCGCCGATATCGAAATTGCGCAGGGCGTGAAGATCAAGGTGGTGAAATCGACCATCTCCGACGTCCTGCAGCCCGGCGCGAAGCCCGCGAACGACTGA
- the mobF gene encoding MobF family relaxase produces MVASVSALTSSGQAASYYESAGEYYADGGQSPSEWQGKGAEELGLSGDVDRDQFRELLDGKVADQQLGTTRDGKLEHRPGWDVTLSAPKSVSIMAEVAGDRRLIAAHGAAVKTALAHVESHIAATRIRDGGAVNREATGNLVVASFQHGTSRAQDPQLHTHNVILNATKGEDGTWRSLEPRAIYQLQKQIGAIYRQELALKVRELGYEIEVGKGSMFEIKGVSPEVMAAFSTRSAEIEAALGERGTSRDDASAAEKQVAALDTRQAKVSADPAALVADWRDTASAAGFGPEARLAMVKEAEGIAASGDHRATIELQGDSVANRAVAHAADKLGERQSVFSAAALHEEAGRVGLGKVSYAQIEEAIAAATKQGELIDRTHIDRRGAEFAGFTTRANVETEAKLLRIEAEGRGTLSPIATPLVAAMAVATASAQGERAGFGWNAEQRAATEQLLTSRNRITALQGYAGTAKTTTVLATFAREAETRGVPVVTLAPTASAAMVLGDALGVRSDTVARHLLSPERPSQGQTAAWIVDEASLLSARDTAKLFDLAKKQNARIILVGDVKQLGSVEAGAAFAQLQGAGMEVAKLSEIVRQTNTATKDAVLASIEGDAKKALAALDRGGGRIVENADRAERFTAIAEQYAKLDKASRARTLVIEPSREGRDTLTADIRAELAKTGALTGPAVTMQSLANKGLTRAEACDPMSYDKGDVVRFTRDYADKGVARGEAYRVESIDPAKASIALKSEDGREVDWRLRQWGAGNSQTFAAQSLELKTGDSIRFTRNDREAGRINGARGEVTAIDAQARTAEIRNPRGQTQTLSLDAARDQHIAHAYVETAFAAQGRTADHVMIHADSKATNLVDQKSFYVGISRAKESVAIYTNDRGKLVSAINERAGQVQTAIAQAAMPGPSASKAASAGIG; encoded by the coding sequence ATGGTTGCATCCGTGTCCGCGCTGACCAGTTCGGGTCAGGCCGCCAGCTATTATGAATCCGCTGGCGAATATTATGCCGACGGGGGCCAGTCCCCATCGGAATGGCAGGGCAAAGGCGCGGAGGAATTGGGCTTGTCCGGCGATGTTGACCGCGACCAGTTTCGCGAGTTGCTGGATGGCAAAGTTGCCGACCAGCAGTTGGGAACCACGCGCGACGGCAAGCTGGAACACCGCCCCGGCTGGGATGTGACCTTGAGCGCGCCAAAGTCCGTGTCGATCATGGCCGAGGTGGCGGGCGACCGACGATTGATCGCGGCGCACGGGGCAGCGGTGAAAACCGCACTTGCCCATGTCGAGAGCCATATTGCGGCAACCCGCATCCGTGACGGCGGCGCGGTAAACCGTGAGGCTACCGGCAATCTTGTCGTCGCCAGCTTTCAGCACGGCACGAGCCGCGCCCAAGACCCGCAGCTTCACACCCACAATGTCATTCTCAATGCCACCAAGGGCGAGGATGGCACATGGCGTAGCCTTGAACCGCGCGCGATCTACCAACTGCAAAAGCAGATTGGTGCGATCTACCGGCAGGAGCTGGCCTTGAAGGTGCGTGAGTTGGGTTATGAGATCGAAGTGGGCAAAGGCTCCATGTTCGAGATCAAGGGCGTTTCGCCCGAGGTCATGGCCGCATTCAGCACCCGTAGCGCCGAGATCGAGGCCGCACTTGGCGAACGTGGCACGTCCCGCGACGATGCCTCCGCCGCCGAGAAGCAGGTTGCGGCACTCGATACCCGGCAGGCCAAAGTTTCCGCCGATCCTGCGGCGCTTGTCGCAGATTGGCGCGATACCGCCAGCGCAGCCGGGTTCGGGCCAGAGGCGAGGCTGGCGATGGTCAAAGAGGCCGAGGGCATCGCCGCCAGCGGCGACCATCGCGCCACGATAGAATTGCAGGGCGATAGCGTGGCAAACCGCGCCGTTGCCCATGCCGCCGACAAGCTGGGCGAGCGGCAATCGGTTTTCTCCGCCGCTGCCTTGCACGAGGAAGCGGGGCGCGTCGGGCTGGGCAAGGTCAGCTATGCGCAAATCGAGGAGGCCATTGCGGCAGCAACCAAACAGGGCGAGTTGATCGACCGCACCCACATCGACCGGCGCGGCGCGGAGTTTGCCGGGTTCACCACCCGCGCCAATGTCGAAACCGAGGCCAAGCTGCTGCGGATCGAGGCCGAGGGACGCGGCACGTTGTCCCCCATCGCCACACCGCTTGTCGCCGCCATGGCCGTGGCAACCGCATCGGCGCAGGGTGAACGCGCGGGCTTTGGCTGGAATGCCGAGCAGCGCGCCGCGACCGAGCAGCTATTGACCAGCCGCAACCGCATAACCGCGTTGCAGGGCTATGCTGGCACGGCAAAGACCACCACCGTTCTGGCGACCTTTGCCCGCGAGGCCGAGACGCGGGGCGTTCCCGTTGTCACGCTTGCGCCCACCGCGTCGGCAGCGATGGTCTTGGGCGATGCGCTTGGCGTGCGCAGCGATACCGTTGCCCGGCACCTGCTATCACCCGAGCGCCCAAGTCAGGGACAGACCGCAGCATGGATCGTGGACGAGGCATCGCTGTTGTCCGCCCGCGATACTGCCAAGCTGTTCGACCTGGCGAAGAAGCAGAACGCCCGCATCATCCTCGTGGGCGATGTAAAGCAGCTCGGATCGGTCGAAGCAGGCGCGGCTTTCGCGCAATTGCAGGGCGCGGGCATGGAGGTTGCCAAGCTGAGCGAGATCGTCCGGCAGACCAATACCGCGACCAAAGACGCAGTGCTGGCATCCATCGAGGGGGACGCCAAGAAGGCTCTCGCCGCGCTGGACCGTGGCGGCGGCAGGATCGTGGAGAATGCCGACCGTGCCGAACGGTTTACCGCCATCGCCGAGCAATATGCCAAGCTGGACAAGGCCAGCCGCGCCCGCACCCTTGTTATCGAGCCATCACGCGAGGGCCGTGATACGCTGACCGCCGACATACGCGCGGAGCTTGCCAAAACGGGTGCGCTGACCGGACCCGCCGTCACCATGCAAAGCCTTGCCAATAAAGGGCTGACCCGCGCCGAGGCTTGCGACCCGATGAGTTATGACAAGGGCGATGTTGTCCGCTTCACCCGCGACTATGCCGACAAGGGCGTGGCGCGCGGGGAAGCGTATAGGGTGGAGAGCATAGACCCGGCCAAAGCCTCCATTGCGCTCAAATCAGAAGACGGGCGGGAGGTCGATTGGCGTTTGCGGCAATGGGGCGCAGGCAACAGCCAGACATTCGCCGCCCAATCGCTCGAACTCAAAACCGGCGACAGCATCCGGTTCACCCGCAACGACCGGGAGGCGGGACGGATCAATGGCGCGCGCGGCGAAGTGACCGCGATTGACGCGCAGGCTCGCACGGCGGAAATCCGAAATCCGCGCGGCCAAACCCAGACCTTGAGCCTTGATGCTGCCCGCGACCAGCACATTGCTCATGCCTATGTCGAAACCGCGTTCGCCGCCCAAGGCCGCACCGCCGATCATGTGATGATCCACGCCGACAGCAAGGCCACCAACCTTGTCGATCAGAAGTCATTCTATGTCGGCATATCCCGCGCGAAGGAGTCCGTCGCGATCTACACCAATGATCGCGGCAAGCTGGTTTCCGCGATCAATGAGCGGGCAGGGCAAGTGCAAACCGCCATCGCACAGGCCGCTATGCCGGGACCATCGGCGTCGAAGGCGGCAAGTGCAGGAATCGGGTAA
- a CDS encoding helix-turn-helix domain-containing protein, which produces MINSIRAVRRAKGLTLEEVGQRCDPPTTAQTIGRLETGTRTLSLGWMNRIAKALGVEAAELVRLPQDTQLTITALLGADGAQAPARVEQAITARPGEDMVAVRVTSSIGDYRAGDEIWCRRIEGDWASALNRDLLVPRPAGRFFFARLLNVDGEKLHLLPLGTGQRQQVVSNPPWAAMAVRLIRSL; this is translated from the coding sequence ATGATCAACAGCATCCGCGCCGTCCGCCGCGCCAAGGGCCTGACGCTCGAGGAGGTCGGCCAGCGCTGCGATCCGCCGACGACCGCGCAGACGATCGGCCGCCTTGAGACGGGCACGCGAACGCTGTCGCTCGGCTGGATGAATCGTATCGCCAAGGCGCTGGGGGTCGAGGCGGCCGAACTTGTCCGGCTTCCGCAGGACACACAGCTCACGATCACCGCGCTGCTCGGTGCCGATGGCGCGCAGGCGCCAGCCCGCGTCGAGCAGGCAATCACCGCGCGGCCGGGCGAGGATATGGTCGCGGTGCGCGTGACCTCGTCGATCGGCGATTATCGCGCGGGCGACGAAATATGGTGCCGCCGCATCGAGGGCGACTGGGCGAGCGCGCTCAACCGCGACCTGCTCGTCCCCCGCCCCGCCGGCCGCTTCTTCTTCGCGCGGCTGCTCAACGTCGACGGCGAAAAGCTCCATCTGCTTCCGCTTGGCACCGGCCAGCGTCAGCAGGTCGTAAGCAATCCGCCCTGGGCGGCGATGGCGGTGCGGCTGATCCGGTCGCTCTAG
- a CDS encoding glycosyltransferase: MNSPLRILSIATLFPDAARPTFGLFVEKSLRALAAQPGIDLTVVAPVGLPPFPLSLHGRYRALRDLPRTEQWNGITVHRPRFALIPRYGARFNPAQVARAVLSAVRGQTFDVIDAEFFYPDGPAAMQVAEALDRPFSVKARGADISYFGHDPATRAAVLNAADRAAGLLAVSDSMRRDMDAIGIDAAKVAVHYTGIDTARFHPGDRAAARAALGMDDAPVLATVGALIPRKGQALVIEALPDLPGVHYWLAGAGEEEGRYRALAERLGVADRVHLMGSVANADLPFLYRAANIVVTPSVSEGLANAWVEALACGTPIVISDAGGAAELVTSPVAGRIAQRTPQALAAAVRDILAAPPLPGDVAASLGGRFDWDRNGRELAAHLRRCAER; the protein is encoded by the coding sequence ATGAATTCTCCCCTCCGCATCCTCTCCATCGCCACGCTCTTCCCCGACGCCGCGCGGCCGACCTTTGGCCTGTTCGTCGAAAAAAGCCTCCGCGCGCTCGCCGCGCAGCCGGGCATCGACCTCACCGTCGTCGCGCCGGTCGGCCTGCCGCCCTTCCCGCTATCGCTGCACGGCCGCTATCGTGCGCTTCGCGATCTGCCGCGAACCGAACAATGGAACGGCATCACCGTCCATCGCCCGCGCTTCGCCTTGATCCCGCGTTACGGCGCGCGCTTCAATCCGGCGCAAGTCGCGCGTGCCGTGCTGTCGGCCGTGCGCGGGCAGACCTTCGACGTGATCGATGCGGAATTCTTCTATCCCGACGGTCCCGCCGCGATGCAGGTCGCCGAGGCGCTCGACCGGCCCTTTTCGGTCAAGGCGCGCGGCGCCGACATCAGCTATTTCGGACATGATCCCGCAACCCGGGCGGCGGTGCTCAACGCCGCCGACCGCGCTGCGGGCCTGCTTGCCGTATCGGATTCGATGCGCCGCGACATGGACGCGATCGGGATCGACGCCGCCAAGGTCGCGGTCCATTATACCGGCATCGACACCGCACGCTTCCACCCCGGTGATCGCGCCGCCGCGCGCGCCGCGCTCGGCATGGACGACGCCCCGGTGCTTGCGACGGTCGGCGCGCTCATTCCGCGCAAGGGCCAGGCGCTGGTGATCGAGGCGTTGCCCGACCTTCCCGGCGTTCATTACTGGCTCGCGGGCGCGGGCGAAGAGGAAGGCCGCTACCGCGCGCTGGCCGAGCGGCTCGGCGTCGCCGACCGCGTCCACCTGATGGGGTCGGTCGCCAACGCGGACCTGCCTTTTCTCTATCGCGCCGCAAACATCGTCGTCACGCCGTCGGTCAGCGAAGGCCTCGCCAATGCCTGGGTCGAAGCCCTCGCTTGCGGCACGCCGATCGTGATCAGCGACGCGGGCGGCGCCGCCGAACTCGTCACCTCGCCGGTTGCGGGCCGCATCGCCCAGCGCACGCCGCAGGCCCTCGCCGCCGCGGTTCGGGACATCCTCGCCGCCCCGCCTTTACCGGGCGATGTTGCCGCCAGCCTCGGCGGCCGCTTCGACTGGGACCGCAACGGCCGCGAACTGGCGGCGCATCTCCGCCGCTGCGCCGAACGATGA
- a CDS encoding type IV secretion system DNA-binding domain-containing protein encodes MNQSHDRRAHADALRRHNRNNQAARFRRQAGIMLASIAMGAVATPYVALDQQAMQAAGTYAAAKAKLWFAQGTVVDPAITISQDGQAYAVPARAVAAHPYYGNAAHDVFAYGIWGCSLGFGGWLVSLILLRGAIARRRERALRDRVIAGTLVTSEAGLATLTSTEAQPNALRVGTVPIPGRLETRHVAMIGTTGSGKTTALRQMLDGIEARGEAALVYDTSGEFVAHYYQPERGDVILNPFDARCAYWSPFAEIAHPADADRIARQLITETGQHDSDVWLDTSRILVANMIRALWREGNATLPALLHALQDRTKDDLKTWLAGSSSARTFADDADRATGSVLFMLAKAADLIQFLRVDGSGGTPFAFRDFIHGLDKRKGAKPWIFVPRKEDYFEASKPLLACWLECAASAVLGLPPSPDRRIWFVLDELADLPRVDNLARLLPEGRKFGAAVVLTFQALGQMQHRYGPKIAEAMLGCCNTKLFLQTIDSETRVWASQTIGECEVEIQTMTDALADGDDKPRTTLSKIRNMRPAILESELRLPKFEGYLLFPDGLPVARIRLTADHIARRGGARHPGFVPGDVKATHWKQPEATAPKAVPPPTPSPTSKGPV; translated from the coding sequence ATGAACCAGTCTCACGACCGGCGCGCCCATGCCGACGCCTTGCGCCGCCACAACCGCAACAATCAGGCCGCGCGCTTCCGGCGGCAGGCAGGTATCATGCTTGCGTCCATCGCTATGGGCGCAGTCGCAACACCTTATGTGGCGTTGGACCAGCAGGCGATGCAGGCAGCGGGCACATACGCCGCCGCCAAGGCAAAACTGTGGTTCGCCCAAGGCACGGTGGTCGATCCGGCCATAACGATCAGCCAGGACGGCCAAGCCTATGCCGTTCCGGCCCGCGCGGTTGCCGCGCATCCCTACTACGGCAATGCGGCGCACGATGTCTTTGCATACGGGATTTGGGGATGCTCGCTGGGCTTTGGCGGATGGCTGGTGAGCCTGATCCTGTTGCGCGGAGCCATCGCCCGGCGGCGCGAACGCGCGTTGCGTGACCGAGTTATCGCCGGAACGCTGGTGACGAGCGAGGCAGGACTGGCGACGTTGACCAGCACCGAGGCGCAGCCCAATGCCTTGCGCGTTGGCACCGTACCCATTCCCGGCAGGCTCGAAACCCGGCACGTGGCGATGATCGGCACGACCGGCAGCGGCAAGACCACCGCCTTGCGCCAGATGCTCGACGGGATCGAAGCGCGGGGCGAAGCCGCCTTGGTCTATGACACCAGCGGCGAGTTCGTCGCGCATTACTACCAGCCCGAACGCGGCGACGTGATCCTGAACCCGTTCGATGCCCGGTGCGCCTACTGGTCGCCCTTCGCCGAGATTGCCCACCCCGCCGACGCCGACCGCATTGCCCGCCAGCTCATTACCGAGACAGGGCAACATGACAGCGACGTGTGGCTCGACACTAGCCGCATCCTTGTCGCTAACATGATCCGAGCGCTCTGGCGCGAAGGCAACGCCACCTTGCCCGCTTTGCTGCACGCCTTGCAGGACCGGACCAAGGATGACCTGAAAACGTGGCTGGCAGGCAGTTCATCGGCGCGGACCTTTGCCGATGATGCCGACCGGGCGACAGGCAGCGTGCTGTTCATGCTCGCGAAGGCCGCCGACCTTATCCAGTTTCTGAGAGTTGATGGCAGCGGCGGGACACCCTTCGCATTCCGGGATTTCATACACGGGCTGGACAAGCGCAAGGGCGCGAAACCGTGGATATTCGTGCCGCGCAAGGAGGACTATTTCGAGGCGTCGAAGCCCTTGCTCGCCTGCTGGCTGGAATGCGCGGCCAGCGCCGTGCTGGGCCTTCCCCCATCGCCCGACCGGCGCATCTGGTTCGTGCTGGACGAGCTGGCCGATTTACCCCGCGTCGATAATCTGGCGCGGCTGCTACCCGAGGGCCGCAAGTTCGGTGCCGCAGTGGTGCTGACCTTTCAGGCGCTGGGCCAGATGCAGCATCGCTACGGCCCGAAGATCGCCGAAGCCATGCTGGGCTGCTGCAACACCAAGCTGTTCCTGCAAACCATCGACAGCGAGACGCGCGTCTGGGCCAGTCAGACCATCGGCGAATGCGAGGTCGAGATTCAGACCATGACCGACGCGCTGGCAGACGGCGACGACAAGCCCCGGACCACGCTGAGCAAAATCCGCAATATGCGCCCGGCTATTCTGGAAAGCGAACTGCGCCTGCCCAAGTTCGAGGGCTACTTGCTGTTCCCGGACGGCTTGCCGGTGGCGCGGATCAGGCTGACCGCCGATCATATCGCGCGGCGCGGGGGTGCCCGTCATCCAGGATTTGTGCCCGGCGATGTTAAGGCCACCCACTGGAAGCAGCCAGAGGCGACCGCGCCAAAGGCTGTGCCGCCGCCAACGCCATCGCCCACCAGCAAGGGGCCAGTCTGA